A single region of the Streptomyces sp. NBC_01803 genome encodes:
- a CDS encoding HpcH/HpaI aldolase/citrate lyase family protein produces MRHYGHLSPAQRRALFHQEPAEFGPDSPVRTLGIALGATLYSPATRTRLAADIRKQAAAGVVSMVLCLEDSISDAEVPGAEENLVKQFRKLLREDRHADLPLLFVRVRVPEQITSLISRLGPAVALLTGFVIPKFTADSGPAFLEALTGAEVMSGRRLLAMPVLESPELLHLETRAQGLAAAARVVDKYRDRIPAVRLGVTDFCSAYGLRRSPEMTAYDVHLVASVIADVVNVFGRADGTGYTVSGPVWEYFRGQERMFKPQLRNSPFSGRAEGLRTRLIERDMDSLLQEIELDRANGLMGKTCIHPSHVAPVHALSVVSHEEFSDAADILGTGPDGGGVLRSAYTNKMNEVKPHRAWAERTALRAEMFGVARDGVDFVDLLGAGIE; encoded by the coding sequence ATGCGGCATTACGGGCACCTCTCGCCTGCGCAACGTCGCGCGCTGTTCCACCAGGAGCCGGCCGAATTCGGGCCGGATTCCCCCGTCAGGACCCTGGGCATCGCCCTCGGTGCCACCCTCTACAGTCCGGCCACCCGCACCCGCCTCGCCGCCGACATCCGCAAGCAGGCCGCGGCCGGTGTGGTGTCCATGGTGCTGTGCCTGGAGGACTCCATCAGCGACGCCGAGGTGCCCGGCGCCGAGGAGAATCTGGTCAAGCAGTTCCGCAAACTGCTGCGCGAGGACCGCCACGCCGACCTCCCGCTGCTCTTCGTCCGGGTCCGCGTGCCCGAGCAGATCACCAGCCTCATCAGCCGCCTGGGCCCGGCCGTCGCCCTGCTCACCGGCTTCGTGATCCCCAAGTTCACCGCCGACTCGGGCCCCGCCTTCCTGGAGGCCCTCACCGGCGCCGAGGTCATGTCGGGCCGCCGCCTGCTGGCCATGCCCGTGCTGGAGTCGCCGGAGCTGCTGCATCTGGAGACCCGCGCCCAGGGGCTGGCCGCCGCCGCCCGCGTGGTGGACAAGTACCGCGACCGGATACCGGCCGTCCGTCTCGGCGTCACCGACTTCTGCTCCGCCTACGGGCTGCGCCGCAGCCCCGAGATGACCGCGTACGACGTTCACCTCGTCGCCTCCGTCATCGCCGACGTCGTCAACGTCTTCGGGCGCGCCGACGGCACCGGCTACACGGTCAGCGGCCCGGTGTGGGAGTACTTCCGGGGCCAGGAGCGGATGTTCAAGCCGCAGCTGCGCAACAGCCCGTTCAGCGGGCGGGCCGAGGGCCTGCGCACCCGGCTCATCGAGCGCGACATGGACAGCCTGCTCCAGGAGATCGAGCTCGACCGGGCCAACGGCCTGATGGGCAAGACCTGCATCCACCCCTCCCACGTCGCGCCCGTGCACGCGCTGTCCGTCGTCTCCCACGAGGAGTTCAGCGACGCGGCCGACATCCTGGGCACCGGCCCGGACGGCGGCGGCGTGCTCCGCTCCGCCTACACGAACAAGATGAACGAGGTGAAGCCGCACCGCGCCTGGGCCGAACGGACCGCCCTGCGCGCCGAGATGTTCGGTGTCGCCCGGGACGGCGTCGACTTCGTGGACCTGCTCGGGGCGGGCATCGAATGA
- a CDS encoding phosphoribosyltransferase — protein sequence MSARDPIWTGEWVARRLGVRLSGDGVRELLGLALRRNPKRAHLLVSQVLGKHIPQRPAVVHGTGVELGRRVAALLGEAAAREAVVLGYAETATGLGHCVADGLGGVAYLHSTRRPVPGVEPVGGFEEEHSHHTSHLLLPTDPAFLAGGGPLVLVDDELSTGRTVRNTIEALHRRWPRQRYVVAALVDMRTDTERAALEKFAADLGATVEVTALARGRVGLPADVLERGAALVAGQEAEVTDIQGRFAARSVRVELGWPDGLPDGGRHGFTPADRARLEDALPGAGGRLAAALPPGARRVLVLGTEELIYVPLRLAAALEREAAGVEAYFSTTTRSPVLAVDDPGYAIRTRLGFPAHDAPADGPGPRYAYNVAGQDWDAIVLVTDSAGDTPELRAADGLLATLGAHAPHLLLAVVPALPAPLLSAPRGGDLPAPLRGPAFSSYAPDEVGWLLQDLSDVTLEAPAEEREEAIQSGGAHYAESLPVEFQPSEEYQRLFHTALDASADRVARAVGTVTEAVLAERAGRVPVLVSLARAGTPVGILMRRWAQHAHGLDLPHYAVSIVRGQGIDTTALRWLAAHHDPADVVFVDGWTGKGAITRELTDALAGFPGFDPGLAVLADPGGCVTTFGTREDFLIPSACLNSTVSGLISRTVLRADLVGPDDFHGAKHYRDLAGADVSNHFLDVVGARFTDPGLAEGVAADTAALLAADRTPTWEGWRAVERISEEYGIGDVNLVKPGVGETTRVLLRRVPWRVLARRGAGADLDHIRLLAGQRGVPVEETDDLPYSCVGLIHPRYTKGATGADGKAAQ from the coding sequence ATGAGCGCCCGCGACCCGATATGGACGGGCGAGTGGGTGGCGCGGCGGCTGGGCGTGCGGCTCAGCGGCGACGGCGTGCGCGAGCTGCTCGGCCTCGCCCTGCGGCGCAACCCGAAGCGCGCCCACCTGCTGGTGTCCCAGGTGCTGGGCAAGCACATCCCGCAGCGCCCGGCGGTCGTCCATGGCACCGGTGTCGAGCTCGGTCGCCGCGTCGCCGCGCTGCTGGGCGAGGCGGCGGCGCGCGAGGCCGTCGTCCTGGGCTACGCGGAGACCGCGACCGGCCTCGGGCACTGTGTGGCCGACGGCCTCGGCGGCGTCGCGTATCTGCACTCGACGCGCCGCCCGGTGCCGGGTGTCGAGCCGGTCGGCGGCTTCGAGGAGGAGCACAGCCACCACACCTCGCATCTGCTGCTGCCCACCGACCCCGCGTTCCTCGCCGGGGGCGGGCCGCTGGTGCTGGTGGACGACGAGCTGTCCACCGGCCGGACCGTGCGCAACACCATTGAGGCGTTGCACCGCCGGTGGCCCCGGCAGCGGTACGTGGTCGCCGCGCTGGTCGACATGCGCACGGACACCGAGCGCGCCGCGCTGGAGAAGTTCGCCGCCGACCTCGGCGCCACCGTCGAGGTCACCGCGCTGGCGCGCGGCCGGGTCGGGCTGCCCGCGGACGTACTGGAGCGCGGCGCCGCCCTCGTCGCCGGACAGGAGGCCGAAGTGACGGATATCCAGGGGCGGTTCGCCGCGCGGTCGGTGCGGGTCGAGCTCGGCTGGCCGGACGGGCTGCCGGACGGCGGGCGGCACGGCTTCACGCCCGCCGACCGCGCGCGGCTGGAGGACGCGCTGCCGGGCGCGGGCGGGCGGCTGGCCGCCGCGCTGCCGCCGGGCGCCCGGCGGGTGCTGGTGCTGGGCACCGAGGAGCTGATCTACGTTCCGCTGCGGCTGGCCGCCGCGCTGGAACGGGAAGCGGCCGGTGTCGAGGCGTATTTCTCCACGACCACCCGTTCCCCGGTGCTGGCGGTCGACGACCCCGGCTACGCGATCCGCACCCGCCTCGGCTTCCCGGCGCACGACGCGCCCGCCGACGGGCCGGGCCCGCGCTACGCCTACAACGTCGCCGGGCAGGACTGGGACGCGATCGTCCTGGTCACCGACTCCGCCGGGGACACCCCCGAACTCCGTGCCGCCGACGGCCTGCTGGCGACGCTCGGCGCCCACGCCCCGCACCTGCTGCTGGCCGTGGTGCCCGCGCTGCCCGCGCCGCTCCTCTCGGCGCCGCGCGGCGGCGATCTGCCGGCGCCGCTGCGCGGCCCGGCGTTCTCCTCCTACGCGCCCGACGAGGTCGGCTGGCTGCTCCAGGACCTGTCCGACGTCACGCTGGAGGCCCCGGCCGAGGAGCGGGAGGAGGCCATCCAGTCCGGCGGCGCGCACTACGCCGAGTCGCTGCCCGTGGAGTTCCAGCCCAGCGAGGAGTACCAGCGGCTCTTCCACACGGCCCTCGACGCCTCGGCGGACCGGGTGGCCCGCGCGGTCGGCACCGTCACCGAGGCCGTGCTCGCCGAGCGCGCCGGCCGGGTGCCCGTGCTGGTGTCGCTGGCGCGCGCCGGCACGCCCGTCGGCATCCTGATGCGCCGCTGGGCCCAGCACGCCCACGGCCTGGACCTGCCGCACTACGCCGTCTCCATCGTGCGCGGCCAGGGCATCGACACCACCGCGCTGCGCTGGCTGGCCGCCCACCACGACCCGGCCGACGTGGTCTTCGTGGACGGCTGGACCGGCAAGGGCGCCATCACCCGGGAACTCACCGACGCGCTCGCCGGGTTCCCCGGCTTCGACCCCGGCCTGGCCGTGCTGGCCGACCCGGGCGGCTGCGTCACCACCTTCGGCACCCGCGAAGACTTCCTCATCCCCTCCGCCTGCCTCAACTCCACGGTGTCCGGGTTGATCTCCCGCACGGTGCTCCGCGCCGACCTGGTCGGTCCCGACGACTTCCACGGTGCCAAGCACTACCGCGACCTGGCCGGCGCCGACGTCTCGAACCACTTCCTCGATGTCGTCGGCGCCCGCTTCACCGACCCCGGCCTGGCCGAGGGCGTGGCCGCCGACACCGCCGCCCTGCTGGCCGCCGACCGCACCCCCACCTGGGAGGGCTGGCGGGCGGTCGAGCGGATCAGCGAGGAGTACGGCATCGGCGACGTGAACCTCGTCAAGCCCGGTGTGGGCGAGACCACACGGGTCCTGCTGCGCCGCGTGCCCTGGCGCGTTCTCGCGCGGCGTGGCGCGGGGGCCGATCTGGATCACATCCGGTTGCTGGCGGGCCAGCGCGGGGTGCCGGTCGAGGAGACAGACGACCTGCCCTACAGTTGCGTCGGGCTCATCCACCCCCGTTACACCAAGGGCGCCACCGGTGCCGACGGAAAGGCCGCACAGTGA
- a CDS encoding HAD family hydrolase, with protein MTTLVATDLDRTLIYSGAALGLDMPDAEAPRLLSVEVHEARPQSFITEPAGRMIAELAAHPDAFFVPTTTRTRKQYRRINFPGPVPRYAICANGGHLLVDGRTDYDWNTSVRQALAADCAPLEEVRDHLNRTAGPAWLLKEREAEELFTYLVVERALMPDSWPKELAAWAEPLGWTVSLQGRKLYAVPRPLTKSAAVAEIVRRTGARTVLAAGDSLLDADLLLAAHEGWRPGHGELASTGWAAPHVVALSSHGVRCGEEILRTLLRRVAALSAGS; from the coding sequence GTGACCACTCTCGTCGCCACCGATCTGGACCGCACCCTCATCTACTCCGGGGCCGCCCTGGGCCTGGACATGCCGGACGCCGAGGCGCCCCGGCTGCTCAGTGTCGAAGTGCACGAGGCCCGGCCGCAGTCGTTCATCACCGAGCCCGCGGGCCGCATGATCGCGGAGCTGGCCGCGCACCCGGACGCCTTCTTCGTGCCGACCACCACCCGCACCCGCAAGCAGTACCGCCGGATCAACTTCCCCGGCCCGGTGCCGCGGTACGCGATCTGCGCCAACGGCGGCCACCTGCTGGTGGACGGCCGGACCGACTACGACTGGAACACGTCGGTCCGCCAGGCGCTGGCCGCCGACTGCGCTCCGCTGGAGGAGGTCCGCGACCACCTCAACCGCACCGCCGGCCCGGCCTGGCTGCTCAAGGAGCGCGAGGCGGAAGAGCTGTTCACCTACCTCGTGGTGGAACGCGCCCTGATGCCGGACAGCTGGCCCAAGGAGCTGGCCGCCTGGGCCGAGCCGCTCGGCTGGACCGTCTCGCTCCAGGGCCGCAAGCTCTACGCCGTGCCGCGCCCGCTGACCAAGAGCGCCGCCGTCGCCGAGATCGTCCGGCGAACGGGGGCGCGTACGGTGCTGGCGGCCGGGGACTCGCTGCTCGACGCCGACCTGCTGCTGGCCGCCCACGAGGGCTGGCGCCCCGGGCACGGCGAGCTGGCCTCGACGGGCTGGGCGGCGCCGCACGTCGTGGCGCTGTCCTCGCACGGCGTCAGATGCGGGGAGGAGATCCTGCGGACCCTCCTGCGGCGGGTGGCCGCCCTGTCGGCGGGGTCGTGA
- a CDS encoding DUF4383 domain-containing protein encodes MPASLVGTNARGEPRLPHTGPRALLRRTRLDEHLPADRRLSRVYRIGAGLVGLGLVIFGVLGLTENIGMFDTRDDSVWGLNTNGALGWLSIVVGLLLFGGMVKGGNFASTLNMVLGVAFILSGFVNLALLETDANILNFRMPNVIFSFAVGLLLMTFGMYGRVSGRLPHDNPYWRARNPGAAGEERRHRELVERRRRELTTPPTGRPPAAGGSAGSPPRI; translated from the coding sequence ATGCCCGCATCACTGGTCGGCACCAACGCGCGCGGAGAGCCGCGCCTGCCGCACACCGGGCCGCGCGCCCTGCTGCGGCGGACCAGGCTGGACGAGCACCTGCCCGCGGACCGCCGCCTGAGCCGCGTCTACCGGATCGGCGCCGGGCTGGTGGGCCTGGGCCTGGTGATCTTCGGCGTCCTCGGGCTGACGGAGAACATCGGCATGTTCGACACCCGCGACGACAGCGTCTGGGGGCTGAACACCAACGGCGCGCTGGGCTGGCTGTCGATCGTCGTCGGCCTGCTGCTGTTCGGCGGCATGGTCAAGGGCGGGAACTTCGCGTCCACGCTCAACATGGTGCTCGGCGTCGCGTTCATCCTCAGCGGCTTCGTCAACCTGGCGCTGCTGGAGACCGACGCCAACATCCTCAACTTCCGCATGCCGAACGTGATCTTCAGCTTCGCCGTCGGCCTGCTGCTGATGACGTTCGGCATGTACGGCCGGGTCAGCGGCCGGCTCCCGCACGACAACCCCTACTGGCGGGCGCGGAATCCCGGGGCGGCGGGCGAGGAGCGGCGGCACCGCGAGCTGGTCGAACGGCGCCGCCGCGAGCTCACGACCCCGCCGACAGGGCGGCCACCCGCCGCAGGAGGGTCCGCAGGATCTCCTCCCCGCATCTGA
- a CDS encoding SAM-dependent methyltransferase: MEDRSPLDPRTDQPHSARMYDYLLGGKDHYTVDGEAAEKALTSFPMLRTAARENRKFLGRAVRYLVHEAGIRQFIDLGSGLPTAENVHQVAQAADPDARVVYVDNDPIVLVYGSALLAKDARTAVIRGDIREPRTVLDHPQTRALIDFDRPVGILAVAVLHFVGDEEDPAGIMRTLREAASAGSHFILSHATADIAPEAAMGVQSAYRSQGVPLTLRGRERFTEFFEGLEMVEPGVQVVSDWRATEPEEQRPDHADVSWYGGIGRLPG; the protein is encoded by the coding sequence GTGGAGGACCGCTCGCCGCTCGATCCGCGGACCGACCAGCCGCATTCCGCCCGGATGTACGACTACTTGCTGGGCGGCAAGGACCACTACACGGTCGACGGCGAAGCCGCCGAGAAGGCGCTGACGTCGTTTCCCATGCTGCGCACCGCCGCCCGGGAGAACCGGAAGTTCCTCGGGCGGGCCGTGCGGTATCTCGTTCATGAGGCCGGGATAAGACAGTTCATCGATCTGGGCTCCGGCCTGCCCACGGCCGAGAACGTGCACCAGGTCGCGCAGGCCGCCGATCCCGACGCCCGCGTCGTCTACGTCGACAACGACCCCATCGTCCTGGTCTACGGCAGCGCCCTGCTCGCCAAGGACGCGCGGACCGCCGTCATCCGGGGCGACATCCGGGAGCCGCGCACCGTTCTCGACCACCCGCAGACCCGGGCGCTGATCGACTTCGACCGGCCCGTCGGAATCCTCGCGGTGGCCGTGCTGCACTTCGTCGGGGACGAGGAGGACCCGGCGGGCATCATGCGGACCCTGCGCGAGGCCGCGTCGGCCGGCAGTCACTTCATCCTGTCGCACGCCACCGCCGACATCGCGCCCGAGGCGGCGATGGGCGTGCAGAGCGCCTACCGCTCGCAGGGCGTGCCGCTGACGCTGCGCGGCCGGGAGCGGTTCACCGAGTTCTTCGAGGGGCTGGAGATGGTGGAGCCGGGCGTACAGGTCGTCTCCGACTGGCGGGCCACCGAACCCGAGGAGCAGCGGCCCGACCACGCCGACGTCTCCTGGTACGGCGGCATCGGCCGGCTTCCGGGCTAG
- a CDS encoding DedA family protein yields the protein MASNNRGNGDQVQETLGILLYAPWIYVIIAVSVLLDVFVPVLPSGALVVTAATIAAGTAADVAGISSPYPDSRLPQLFLLVLCATTASIVGDLLAYRLALRGGRRFGHAIARSRRLSAAQKRLEAALSQGGGPLVVLARFAPAGRAVVSLGAGVARRRARDFLPWSALAAVVWTCYSVGVGYLGGQLLGASWFSTGLSLIALAAAGIVAARVLRPAVTDPPPTGP from the coding sequence ATGGCATCGAACAACAGGGGAAACGGGGATCAAGTGCAGGAGACCTTGGGGATACTGCTCTACGCCCCCTGGATCTACGTGATCATCGCGGTGTCCGTCCTGCTGGATGTCTTCGTGCCCGTGCTTCCGAGCGGCGCGCTGGTGGTGACGGCGGCGACCATCGCCGCGGGCACCGCGGCCGACGTGGCCGGAATCTCCTCGCCCTACCCCGACAGCCGGCTGCCGCAGCTCTTCCTCCTCGTGCTCTGCGCCACCACGGCGTCGATCGTCGGCGACCTGCTGGCGTACCGTCTCGCCCTGCGCGGCGGGCGCCGCTTCGGCCACGCCATCGCCCGCTCCCGCCGCCTGTCCGCCGCCCAGAAGCGGCTGGAGGCCGCCCTCAGCCAGGGCGGCGGCCCGCTGGTCGTGCTCGCCAGGTTCGCCCCGGCCGGCCGCGCCGTCGTCAGTCTCGGAGCGGGCGTGGCCCGCCGCCGGGCGCGGGACTTCCTGCCCTGGTCCGCGCTGGCCGCCGTCGTGTGGACCTGCTACAGCGTCGGCGTCGGCTACCTCGGCGGTCAGCTCCTCGGCGCGAGCTGGTTCAGCACCGGCCTCTCCCTGATCGCCCTCGCGGCAGCCGGCATCGTCGCCGCCCGCGTCCTGCGCCCGGCCGTCACCGACCCCCCGCCCACCGGCCCCTAG